AAGAACACCAGAATCTGGTTTGTATATAAAGGGGTCTTTGAATTTTCTAGCAGGGAGATGGCCCTACAGTAGGCTTTATAGAGAATATCGTCCCAAGGCACCCAGGTTATTAGAGTCCAAACATAAGAATACATCAGAAAGGACACTCCTTTTAGAGAGGTTGGTTTTAAATTCTTTGGTAAAGTTTCCATGTGTAAACACAAAATTGTTGATTGACTATTTCCCTGGGCACATGCTTTTCCATGTGctgaatttttatattaaattccTATTCTTTCAACATATGGTGTCCATTAAACACCACTTGCATAAATGTACACAAATCACTCCTGTGTATTATTGTAACTACAGGAGGAAAATAACCTCTCCCAGAAGGAAGTCCCATGCTTGATTCTGAGGATTCATGTTCTAAAGTAGCATATCTTTATGACTACAGATCATAGATTATAGGATCAGATGTGTAAGGGAACATAGAAGTCAGTTTATTCacccttcttattttatagataaggaaactgaaggccagcAAGTATTGATATCATGTCCAAAATTTCTTTCTTGCCAAAGGTACAAATGTTGCCCCACAGCAGACCTTCTCTGGGCTTTTCCAatactcttttttaaaactcCAGCTGAAGTGGTCTAGTGGATCAAATACTCAACTTGGACTCAGGACAACCTGGGTTTgactcctgcctcagacacctagtaGATATTTGACCCCAtataagtcacttcatctctctggtcctcagtttccttatctgtaaaatgaggagattggacatgatgacctctaagtttccttccagctttgaattTGTGATCCTGTATCTCAAAAATTAAAGCCAGTCCTTTCTTATTTTCCATTACTCTGCCATAAAATTCTTTGCTCCTACCAAACTGGATCATTGATAACTCCATgaacatgccaggcactgtccttcCCAAACCTGGCACTATTGCTCATGCTTTTACCACCACCTAGAATATCCTCTCTCATCTCCAGCAGGAGATGGAACCTTTTActatcctcttcttcctttaagGACCATCTCAAATGCCTCCTTTACTAGgacttcctctttctccttgaaCTAGATgtaatctctccctcttctgtaTTTCTGAGGCATTTTGTTTTTGCTGCCACTATAACATTTATCCTATTCATTATTTAATGctattatacatgtacaatataATTATATGCTATGTAAATATAAGATTTATCATATTCTGCCTTGTACAACAGCTATGGGTATACTTGATTTTCCTCATGCTccttgtgaactccttgaggtcagaaactATTTCTGACTTGTCTTTGCATTGATTATAAAGCATAGCACAATGTTTTAAGCACATAGTATACTTTCAAGATGCATTCGGGTGAGGCAGTAGATaagagggctggacctggagtcagaaaggcctgaattcaaatccaacctcagacgcttactCACTCTGTGATCATGAGTCTGAACAAAATGAGTTCAGATCCAGATAAGATgctcactgtgtgactctgggcaaattgcctcagtttcctcaactgtaaaatggggatgacagtacctgcctcccagggttgttgtgagaataagaCAAGATactatctgtaaagtactttgcaaactttaaacataactttaacataaatgctagtcattattattcaatatttggTGAATCGAATCTCTAAAACTGCTAACCAGATGATGATGACAATTATTATATGAGGCAattggcattaagtgacttgctccgtgtcacacagctagtaagtgtcaagtgtctgaggctggatttgaactcaggtcctcttgactccagggctggtgctgtatccactgttcTACCTCACTGCCCCTAGATTATCTTTAACTCATATTTTATCTGCTTCATAGATAGTGACAGTAGAAATATAAGTTGCTATGTTACATCAGCATCAGTCATGAACTTGCTTCCTACAAGTGCACTGATAATCACAGTGACATCTCTTTGAATGATGTTTGTCTACCAAGGACTGTCAGCATGTGTCATTTGCCTTTTTAGACTCTACAATGCTCCATGTAGCAACAGCATCAAGATGTATTTAAATAGTCGTTTTTTCGACATAACATTTGCTTTTTTGAGTAATTTGTTCTTTTATAGCCCCTACCGCAGCACCTGAAAACCTGGATGTCCGCCCTGTAAAAGGCAAACCTACTGCTGTAACTGCTTCTTGGGACACACTTccagagacagaggggagagtCAAAGGTAGGAGGTTTATTGTACAAAAATCCATAAGGAAGTGGAAGCGATCTATGTCATGTACTTGAAGTGCCAGATGACTGATCAATACTGGCTATTCACATTATGTGAAAAGCAGTGAGGGAGGTAGCATACTTACAGGAGATTTTAGTCGTGAGAGGAAGGACATTTGATGCAATTATTTTCTAGGTAATAAAAATGATTGCACACAAACGTTAGTTTTGTCCATTTCTCCCAGTATCCAGCTTTTTGTATTATCCTTCATGTCTTAAGCTCATGTTTGTGGCCCTGTCCTCTTAACCCATCCGAATAATAACCTGAAGTATAAAGTGTTATGGATGGACCTATTCACTGTACCGCAGAGGAACTGAAGAAGCCAGTGTTAACCACAAATATCCCTAACTAATTAGGGAAGTATGTGAGAATGCCTAGTGAAGATGGATACAAATTCTGTTTGTCTAAGTCCCTTACTGAGGAAATatggttttaaaatataattacatttaaaatatacaaaCTGAGTAAACTATTCTCAGCTTGtcaattctcaaatatattttCTGAGAACACAGTAAACAAAGCTTGCCCTTAATAATATAGAtggttatatataaatatataaagagatgcatatatacacatgtaaatacacatgctatgtatgtatttgtgtgtgggCTGCCTGTTGGTTATGTAGAGCAGATGGTCCCTTATTGATACGGATAGAAAAGGTCTCATTTAAGAAGCCATCAATGTTATCCAGATTTTCTCTattttgagatgatttactactTTTGTCTAGTCTTGTCTCTCCTGTTATatggtttttcatttttctcattctggTTCCAGTCTAAAGACTGGAAGGAATTTCTGGTTAGTGGCCAGTTAATTACATAGCCAGAGAGCACAGTCGCCACTGAGTTTCTAAAGCAAAAATTGTAACTAAATAGCTCCTTTCTGTTCacatttctccttcttccctggaCTGGCAtccttataattattttttcaagtttcaAGATCTGAAATCCATAATAACTGTGGCACTTGCTGTGTATAGGAAGTGATAATATAGAATAGTAGATCTGTATGTGATTGTAGTCTTTCCCTGTCCCTCATTCAAGAGCATAATCCAATGTCCATATTTTACCAATGTTGTTTTGAGTAATGGTTTTCTCCATTTCTTaacttttgaccaccacaaatGATTATGTTATACAAAGTAGAAATCACTGGTTGCATTGAGAAGAAGATAAGCTTGAATTTTTGGTTGGGACTGAAAAGGATATGTTTTAGGACATAATGTACTACTTAATCATTTCTGTAGCAAAGGCACTTTATTTCATCACTATTGAATATAATCTTTACTTTCAGAGTTTTAACAACAAAATAGCATTCCAGAATTGGCATGATCTTTATAAGATTGTAATATTAGAATGAATATTTAGTGACTTATCCCACCTTTTGAATGTTATCCAAGTAATTTTATCATTGTATACCTtgatttaaaatatgtaattgcCACTATACATAAATGCCTTCTCAATCTGGAATTTAGCTAGATTAAATCAGCAACTTGGTAACTAAGGCACTAACACAAAGTAATCATAATttgataaacaaaaatatttaaagttgtCACCAGCTAATTAGAATCAATCTCCAGTAGCTAGtttctcacttgatttttttaTCACAGAGAATTATAAGGTAATAAGCAATAAGgaaaagaactatgtaaatgtttTTTGGGGAAACACCATTAAGATTTGCCTCCTGGATTCCATATGCTTAACTTACTTAAAATACAAAATCGCTAGCTAATTAACTACATATCCTGTCTGTTAGCCTGAATGAATGCTAGTTCGTCTCTCATGTCTTTGTACTCCAGCTGTTGACTTGACGTGCATTGCTAGTGTTTTAATTTTAGTAATGCACGTTCTAATTCATCCTACCCATACAGTCTGTCTGCTGGACACAGGActgttttcagtttcctccttccaACCGTCTGCCAAATCATTTCAGAATACATTCTTTCATACGCCCCGGCTCTCAAACCATTTGGAGCAAAGTCCCTCACCTATCCTGGAGAGACTACTTCTGCCATAGTGGATGGTCTGCAGCCTGGGGAACGCTATCTTTTCAAAATCCGGGCCGCAAACAGGAGAGGACAGGGTCCTCAGTCTAAAGCCTTCATTGTCGCTATGCCAACAAGTAAGCATCTTgtattcatttctctctctctctctctccctctctctctctctctctctctctctctctctctctctctctctctctctctctctctctccctccctccctccctccctccctccctccctccctccctctctctctctctctctctctctctctctctctctctctctctctctctctccctccctctctcacagTGCCCTTGTCTTTCACATATCATTCTGGCTTTTCATCTTGTGTTAATTTAGATCGTAGTCCCGAATCAAGATGGATTAGATATGTAGATTTCATCACAAGTTTGCACTGAAATttctaaaaaggggaaaaataatcttaaatagtgattcctttaaaaatagatttttcctcAGCAGGTTGCATTGAATTCCCCAAGTAACATGACAACATCGTTAATTATAATTTAACTGATGTCATTCTCTAACTttatattgaaaataaaagagaaatgaaacattTAGATGTTAAATATAGacacttttgtttattttgctccCCTTTGACCAAAATACTGGTTTTAAGTTTATTTTGTATTGTATGCACTTGAACTATGTCTGaacaaaaaatgtgaagaaaactGGCAATAAACCAGTTTATCCAATCAATCTTGACAGCTAGTCAAGTTAACTCAGGTCCCAAAAtgtgctggggtttttttttcctcctgtataCATAGCTGTGAATTATCTTATTTGGCCACCCACACCTAGATTAACGAGGTAATTGCCAATGCTTTATTTCACTGTGCGCTGTTTAGATCATTCATAGACATACCCAGGTCTGATCTTAAGTTAAATTTTGAAGAAATCCTTTTGCTTCTGAATCTCCCAGCATTCCTTTTGTTGTGTTATCCACAACACCAACTTACTATTAGACTACCAGCGTCCACCCTCTGTTAAAGCTTACTCTTAGGAAAGGCTCCGATATTAGCCTTCTACACCTTCGGCCTTCCAAGGTCTTGCTGCATTCAAAGCCTTCTTTCCAATTGTGAAACAAAGGTTTTGTCCCTTTTGAAAGAATGTTCAGGCATAAGAGACAAGAGGGAAGAGGACATATTTTGGAGAACAGGATATGTGAAGGCCTTTTGGTGACCTTGAAAATACACCGTACAGGTCATGCACTTTACTTCATGTGATTTTGTGTAACAATAATTCCACATCAAAATTATTCTTGTCTCTTAGCATATTTTAAGACCTATTCTAGCTCACTTATTATGACTATGGAGAAGATCTGtgtgattttgtcagtgtgggAAAAGGGAATtttggaaactccttccaccatgCAACTCAATGACTTTTTAGATAATCTAATGGAACTGCATGGGGCACATGGAGATTAGTTAATTTGTCTATGGTCATATAGCTCATaaatgacagaggcaggatttaaatccaggacTTCTTAATGCCTGGGCCACGTTACTCCATCTCACTTAGGATTCATTGAAAATTATATTTGGATAGCCTACCTTAATAAAACTGATATACAACATTTGAAATTTCAAAGCAGATAATTTGGAGTTGATTACTCACATTACATACCTTTGCTTGACTAAAGGATTCACTGCATGATTCATTTTTgaatattcctattaaatataaaggaataaatttgttatttactttttttttcgtCTTCAGGACCACATCTCTTACATAAAGGGAAGTACATCCcttttgttatttatatatatatatgtatatgtatacatatacatatatatatatatatatatacgtgtatatatgtaatatattatataagtaGCCTTTTGGTTATTGTGACCAGGGAGAAAAAGTTATTTGTTAGTCTGTTACTTATCATGTTTTTTAGTGGTTATATCCTTTCCTTCATGCTGTCACAAATGATCATTTACTGCCTTATAGCTGTGGTTGATTTTCTTTACAACTCTATTGCAGCTGTCACCAGTGATCCAAACACTCATCAGAGAATGAATATGGAAGACAAATTGGATCCTAAAAAGCCTGAGCCTTCACACAAAATCCCTCCCTCTAAACACATTCATTCATCTCTTTCTTCCaaggagagagatgcaaaaacCCCACTTCCTGATTTAAAGAATAAACTTTTGACTAATAGTGAGGTCCTCAGTAAATCCCAGCAGCCCCCTAAAAAGAGAACAGAGTTAAGCCCTGACCTCCAGTCAACAGAAGTCACTGATGATGACTTAAATTCACATGCAGAGTCACCAACATCACAGTCTAAGATCCAAGATACCAAGAGAAATGTTAGGCCACCATTACCAAGTAGATCCTTTCATTCTGTCTTAGGGCCTGGAAGGACCCCAGTGAGAGCTCGAATTCCCATGTTTCCCCAGAAGACAAACATAGATTCTCATGATTCTTCATCTTCCTCTCAGGATTCACAGTCTGCTTCTACATCTCCATCATCCTCCTCTTTCCATGATGATGAGACCAGACATTTGAGAATGCGTAACTCTCATTATCCTTCTTCCAGAGTCACTTCTGTTAACCCATCTCATGAAAACACTAGTAATGACCCagttgatgataatgatgatgatgacaaaaaaGAACGACATGTTGAAGATCCTCTGCACTCAAAATATCCTTCATCTAGAAAGCCAGTTTCTAAGACTACAGAGCGTTCTCGATCGACTGTACCATCAAATCGACAGTCTGTTACACACCCGGAGAAGAGTCCTATACGTGGTGAAGGAAAGTCACATTTGCCAGCTCATACAAATGCTCCATCAGAGAATTGGGAGGAAAAATCAAGTTTTCTAATCCCAGCAACAAGATCTTCTTCCCATGGGGGAACTCCAAGGGCACTGCCAACCAGATTTGGATCTCATCCTCGTGTGCTGAAAAATGATCAGGAGGCAAGAGCAGTAAACTCTGCCATGCCCTCACAGTCCACGGCTTCTTCTCCAGCCCATCATAGGACCACCCACTCACACCTCCCTTCAATGAAGCAGAGACCAGATGAAAGGAATGGCTCAGATGATGATGGCAATGACAGCTATGATGCAGAAGAtcaaaagagacagacagattcTACCTCTCCTACCTTTCGCTCCAGGTTGACAGCAGGTCAGCCTATCTCTGGGAACTTAAATTTTCCCAGACGTAGACCATTTTCTTCCACCAGTAGATACCCTAACAGGTTTAGCAGTAGCCAAGGTCCCCAGTCACAGCCTTCTAACTCTCCTCAATCCACAACATCATCTAGCATTCATTCTCACCGTCTTTCTGATCCTAGGGTTGGTTCACACATtgatagagatgaggaaagggaagaagatgatgaagaaagaCCACTTCCCTCTACTATTGTAAATGATCATCTACCTTCTTCTTCAAGGCAGCCTTCTTCAGAGAGTTCAGATCACATGAGAAGAACCCCTCAGAGAGTATCAAGTGCTCATCGAAAAGCACCCCTCACAGAAAATGCAAATTCTCAATCATCTTTTTCAGATACACACTCTCAGGGCAATTCACCATCCTTTCCCAATCAACTACATACACAAGATGCTCATCGAAATACGGGAACAGGGGGGGTTCCTGCCAGAGTGAGGCCCTCTACAAGAGCTCAGCACCAATCAGGGTCCAGTGCACCCACAAAGGTAATGAATGTCCAGGATTCCAGGTCTGTAGCAGTTTCTTCAGAAAGGTATCCATCTCCACATCTTTCTACTTCTAAACATCAACTTCATAACCATCAGAGTAAGGAAGCGGAAAATCCATTGTCCAAATCAAAACAATTGCATTCTATACCAGAAAATTCTTATTCCTCATCTCAAGATGTTCATTCCAACTCTCGCCCTTCCTTTAAAACAAGAGCCGGTCAGTCCACCTTTTCTGCCAACTCTAGAGGACAGCTCTCACCTCAAGCCACCCAACACAGCCATCGGGAACCAGAAAGTAGATATGATGATAGCCAGAATTATAGCACAGAACTAGAGGACCAAGATGTCAGGATAAATGTACATTCTACCCATCACAAAAGTGGATTATCTCCTACCTCTTCCCTTTCCAAACAGGAGCAAATAGGAGCTCAGTTTGGAAATGCTGATGAAAAGTCCCAAAGCAGACACACCTCTTCACCTTCTTCCAGAGGCTCAGGTTCATTTTTGCCAGCTGGTAGATCTGGTAACTCCAGAGAAACTTATGCAAAACCCACATTACCCTTTGTTCATTCCCGTGCTCGAGCTCCTAGCAGAACAGTATCCCAAGTGGAGAAAAAAGATAGTCTGCACCAATCCACACCATCAAAGATAGAGCCTCCTTCTAAGATACCTCTGTCATCTTCTCTGAAGTCTCATCAGTCAGTctcaaatgatgatgatgatgatgatgaagatgatgataggGAATATacaagaagagacaaagagagagattctgtttcttcttcaaaGTGGCCTCCTTCCTCTGGTGGTAAATACCTAAATAGAAATGTTGGTAAGGATAAGGAGAAGTCTGTAagttctctttttcctcataGAGTAAGATCTAATGAAGAAGATAACTCTACTCCTTTAAAACGTCCTATTCCTCCACCATTAGGTAATACTCCAAGAACCTCACAAATCCCTAATGCCCCTTCTAAATTTCTTCCACGGTCCCGTGATACCCAGAGTCCCATCAGCAGTACACCCTTGCATACTACCACGCATGCCCCACTTACTTATTCCTCCACCACACCCATGCTTTCACTGCGTCAACGAATGTTAAACTCAAGATTACGCAACCCACCTTCAAGATACCCTGTGAGACCTCCTTACAGACCAGGTAATTTGTTCTTTCAAACGTTTAGTCAACTTTGCTTTCATAAGATGCTTTCAGAAGTGACCTGTGTTGTAGCTCTTGCATGGTCAGAACTATATTCTCAGTCCTGTAGGTTTTGTCCAACCATATTGTCAAATTCTAGCTTCTAAGTCGGACAAAAGATTTTTACTCTTTTACAcggtaaaaaaaaatatattcaaagtactTAGATATACTTGAGCTGCAACACTTTGTGCAAACACACATCTGAACACGAGCTAGTAAAAGCTCAGATGCTTTAGATAGAATTGGGTTAAGTATTTCAAGCTATTGTAGTTCACAAAATATATGCTAAAGACTGGTATAATAACAAGGAGCACTATAGACAAATGTTTTCAGGAAACAACTAGAGCCTTATTTTTCTGTAACTGAGAATAGAATCTGGTCTTCTGAGGACTGGTATTTACATCATCTCAGTGTGATATAGGAGTTTGGGTTCTGCCTTAAGCTTGCATGGGTTTATTTAGGTAGTACCTAGCATAGTAAGGGACCTGAATATAGGAGACATTCAGTACATGgtcattgaataaatgaatggaagacGTTGTCTTTATCTATTAGTTTAGCTTATCGTCTGAATAAAATGTAACCGCATACATTAATATAGTAATACCACATACATTAATAAATCCAGAGGATTTAAGACAGCCTCAACCATCTAGAAAAGAGTGAGAAGTATGAattaaatggaaggaaaaaatcatttaaactgCATATACTTGTTAAGAAACCCATGTACTTTAGCTCAGTAGGAAAGGGGGAAATACTTAGGTCTTCATTCAGTGTACAATTAGGCAGCTGATTAAAAGTAGCAATTGTCAAGTCAATCCaatgcaattcaacaaacattttaaagtagTTAGCATATGCAAAGTATTGTCTAGGAAAAGccacaggaaaagggagagacagaatagCTTTGGAAGCTAAATATTATGGGAGCCATTTACAATTTTACTGGCTCCTATGTCTTCCCTGTAATttctatatactatactatatttaCTATAAAAGACTTGACTtctataacataatacaataattCCCAATGATAACCTTATCATGAAAAGGTTAGATATGCATATGTTTGCTAAACCCTATTatagtaaaaaagaaatatacaatatGTTgataaaaaagatttatttaaaatacaGCTATGGTATGGGAACTTAGTTATGTGAAAAATTCATTTCTATAGAATAACTGCTTCTCCAATGATGCAGAACAACCAAGCCATTATTGTGCTCTTAATATTCTTAAACATGTTAAAACTTCAACAAGCTTCAGAAGAAAATGTATAAGTCACATAAGACCATTTGCAACCTGATACCTCCAGTAGTGGTTTCCAACCCTGGTTGTCCTTCTGTATGTTGTgaagtatttcttttaaaactttggtATAAAACAAGCTTTCTTGACCTATTGACTTTATTCAGCTCTGTTATTCTCTTGTACTGCATAGGTAATAATGGCAGACCAAATGT
The DNA window shown above is from Notamacropus eugenii isolate mMacEug1 chromosome 2, mMacEug1.pri_v2, whole genome shotgun sequence and carries:
- the FNDC1 gene encoding fibronectin type III domain-containing protein 1 isoform X2: MTLTGGASRLPGLPLLFLAALVYFASAEAPVDHPLKPRNVRLQSTKRGLKVTWEPPKEATTRPVEYYNIAYGKSLKNLSYIKVNGDTHSFLIEDVEPGVVYFVLVTSENYHGVSRPVYRAESPLGGEWIKIDGFAIKGPEPLNETVTEKEVPNKPLRVRVRSSNDKLSVQWKAPRASGMKSPRRSQGFLLGYGESGRKMNYVPLKRDERAHEIKKLEEDELEEPEDISVRVMSSQSVLVVWVDPVLEKQKRTVASRQYTVRYREKGESARWDYKQVSGRRTLIENLIPDTMYEFAVRISQGERDGKWSTSVFQRTPESAPTAAPENLDVRPVKGKPTAVTASWDTLPETEGRVKEYILSYAPALKPFGAKSLTYPGETTSAIVDGLQPGERYLFKIRAANRRGQGPQSKAFIVAMPTTVTSDPNTHQRMNMEDKLDPKKPEPSHKIPPSKHIHSSLSSKERDAKTPLPDLKNKLLTNSEVLSKSQQPPKKRTELSPDLQSTEVTDDDLNSHAESPTSQSKIQDTKRNVRPPLPSRSFHSVLGPGRTPVRARIPMFPQKTNIDSHDSSSSSQDSQSASTSPSSSSFHDDETRHLRMRNSHYPSSRVTSVNPSHENTSNDPVDDNDDDDKKERHVEDPLHSKYPSSRKPVSKTTERSRSTVPSNRQSVTHPEKSPIRGEGKSHLPAHTNAPSENWEEKSSFLIPATRSSSHGGTPRALPTRFGSHPRVLKNDQEARAVNSAMPSQSTASSPAHHRTTHSHLPSMKQRPDERNGSDDDGNDSYDAEDQKRQTDSTSPTFRSRLTAGQPISGNLNFPRRRPFSSTSRYPNRFSSSQGPQSQPSNSPQSTTSSSIHSHRLSDPRVGSHIDRDEEREEDDEERPLPSTIVNDHLPSSSRQPSSESSDHMRRTPQRVSSAHRKAPLTENANSQSSFSDTHSQGNSPSFPNQLHTQDAHRNTGTGGVPARVRPSTRAQHQSGSSAPTKVMNVQDSRSVAVSSERYPSPHLSTSKHQLHNHQSKEAENPLSKSKQLHSIPENSYSSSQDVHSNSRPSFKTRAGQSTFSANSRGQLSPQATQHSHREPESRYDDSQNYSTELEDQDVRINVHSTHHKSGLSPTSSLSKQEQIGAQFGNADEKSQSRHTSSPSSRGSGSFLPAGRSGNSRETYAKPTLPFVHSRARAPSRTVSQVEKKDSLHQSTPSKIEPPSKIPLSSSLKSHQSVSNDDDDDDEDDDREYTRRDKERDSVSSSKWPPSSGGKYLNRNVGKDKEKSVSSLFPHRVRSNEEDNSTPLKRPIPPPLGNTPRTSQIPNAPSKFLPRSRDTQSPISSTPLHTTTHAPLTYSSTTPMLSLRQRMLNSRLRNPPSRYPVRPPYRPGNNGRPNVDGKVLPGSNGQLSGQRIINGPQGTKWTVDLDRGLVLNSEGRHLQDSHGNPLRVKLGGDGRTIVDMGGTPVVSPDGLPLFGQGRHGKPLASPQDKPVLSLGGKPLMGLEVIKTTKTPTTTSTTRPTTTKATTTTTTTTTTTTTTTPATTTTTTSVPTTPEPTIPVPTCPPGTLEQHDDYGNLLMGADGMPKCYPEEDNFSGLETDTAIPTEEAYVVYDEDYEFETTLPPTTTKSSTTPTTTTAVPKVISPEGSISSFPGEEFDLAGKKRFVAPYVTYLNKDPLAPCSLTDALDHFQVESLDEIIPSDLTKNDLPPQHAPRNITVVAVEGCHSFVIVDWDKSSQGDVVTGYLVYSASYEDFIRNKWSTQSSGVTHLPIENLKPNTRYYFKVQAKNPYGYGPISPSVSFVTESDNPLLVVRPPGGEPIWIPFTFKRDPSYTDCHGRQYVKRTWYRKFVGVVLCNSLRYKIYLSDNLKDTFYSIGDSWGRGEDHCQFVDSHLDGRTGPQSYVEALPTVQGYYRQYRQEPVEFGRIGFGTPYYYVGWYECGVSIPGKW
- the FNDC1 gene encoding fibronectin type III domain-containing protein 1 isoform X1, with the protein product MTLTGGASRLPGLPLLFLAALVYFASAEAPVDHPLKPRNVRLQSTKRGLKVTWEPPKEATTRPVEYYNIAYGKSLKNLSYIKVNGDTHSFLIEDVEPGVVYFVLVTSENYHGVSRPVYRAESPLGGEWIKIDGFAIKGPEPLNETVTEKEVPNKPLRVRVRSSNDKLSVQWKAPRASGMKSPRRSQGFLLGYGESGRKMNYVPLKRDERAHEIKKLASESVYVVSLQSMNSQGQSQPVYRAALTKRKTEEEDELEEPEDISVRVMSSQSVLVVWVDPVLEKQKRTVASRQYTVRYREKGESARWDYKQVSGRRTLIENLIPDTMYEFAVRISQGERDGKWSTSVFQRTPESAPTAAPENLDVRPVKGKPTAVTASWDTLPETEGRVKEYILSYAPALKPFGAKSLTYPGETTSAIVDGLQPGERYLFKIRAANRRGQGPQSKAFIVAMPTTVTSDPNTHQRMNMEDKLDPKKPEPSHKIPPSKHIHSSLSSKERDAKTPLPDLKNKLLTNSEVLSKSQQPPKKRTELSPDLQSTEVTDDDLNSHAESPTSQSKIQDTKRNVRPPLPSRSFHSVLGPGRTPVRARIPMFPQKTNIDSHDSSSSSQDSQSASTSPSSSSFHDDETRHLRMRNSHYPSSRVTSVNPSHENTSNDPVDDNDDDDKKERHVEDPLHSKYPSSRKPVSKTTERSRSTVPSNRQSVTHPEKSPIRGEGKSHLPAHTNAPSENWEEKSSFLIPATRSSSHGGTPRALPTRFGSHPRVLKNDQEARAVNSAMPSQSTASSPAHHRTTHSHLPSMKQRPDERNGSDDDGNDSYDAEDQKRQTDSTSPTFRSRLTAGQPISGNLNFPRRRPFSSTSRYPNRFSSSQGPQSQPSNSPQSTTSSSIHSHRLSDPRVGSHIDRDEEREEDDEERPLPSTIVNDHLPSSSRQPSSESSDHMRRTPQRVSSAHRKAPLTENANSQSSFSDTHSQGNSPSFPNQLHTQDAHRNTGTGGVPARVRPSTRAQHQSGSSAPTKVMNVQDSRSVAVSSERYPSPHLSTSKHQLHNHQSKEAENPLSKSKQLHSIPENSYSSSQDVHSNSRPSFKTRAGQSTFSANSRGQLSPQATQHSHREPESRYDDSQNYSTELEDQDVRINVHSTHHKSGLSPTSSLSKQEQIGAQFGNADEKSQSRHTSSPSSRGSGSFLPAGRSGNSRETYAKPTLPFVHSRARAPSRTVSQVEKKDSLHQSTPSKIEPPSKIPLSSSLKSHQSVSNDDDDDDEDDDREYTRRDKERDSVSSSKWPPSSGGKYLNRNVGKDKEKSVSSLFPHRVRSNEEDNSTPLKRPIPPPLGNTPRTSQIPNAPSKFLPRSRDTQSPISSTPLHTTTHAPLTYSSTTPMLSLRQRMLNSRLRNPPSRYPVRPPYRPGNNGRPNVDGKVLPGSNGQLSGQRIINGPQGTKWTVDLDRGLVLNSEGRHLQDSHGNPLRVKLGGDGRTIVDMGGTPVVSPDGLPLFGQGRHGKPLASPQDKPVLSLGGKPLMGLEVIKTTKTPTTTSTTRPTTTKATTTTTTTTTTTTTTTPATTTTTTSVPTTPEPTIPVPTCPPGTLEQHDDYGNLLMGADGMPKCYPEEDNFSGLETDTAIPTEEAYVVYDEDYEFETTLPPTTTKSSTTPTTTTAVPKVISPEGSISSFPGEEFDLAGKKRFVAPYVTYLNKDPLAPCSLTDALDHFQVESLDEIIPSDLTKNDLPPQHAPRNITVVAVEGCHSFVIVDWDKSSQGDVVTGYLVYSASYEDFIRNKWSTQSSGVTHLPIENLKPNTRYYFKVQAKNPYGYGPISPSVSFVTESDNPLLVVRPPGGEPIWIPFTFKRDPSYTDCHGRQYVKRTWYRKFVGVVLCNSLRYKIYLSDNLKDTFYSIGDSWGRGEDHCQFVDSHLDGRTGPQSYVEALPTVQGYYRQYRQEPVEFGRIGFGTPYYYVGWYECGVSIPGKW